A genomic window from Enoplosus armatus isolate fEnoArm2 chromosome 20, fEnoArm2.hap1, whole genome shotgun sequence includes:
- the cbx1b gene encoding chromobox protein homolog 1b — protein sequence MSMSLTTEPPNDGPTVTEVSNPSEAKMTSPEKKDKKPDDVPEEEEEEEEYVVEKVLNRRVVKGRVEYLLKWKGFSDEDNTWEPEDNLDCPDLIAEFLQSQKTAHDGKRKAAGDAEGDESKTKKKKDDTEKLRGFARGLDPERIIGATDSTGELMFLMKWKNSDEADLVPAKEANVKCPQVVISFYEERLTWHSYPTEDEKKDDKN from the exons ATGAGTATGAGCCTGACTACAGAGCCCCCTAACGATGGTCCCACTGTTACAGAAG TTTCTAACCCGTCAGAGGCCAAAATGACGTCACCTGAGAAGAAGGACAAGAAGCCAGATGATgtgccggaggaggaggaggaggaggaagaatacGTGGTGGAAAAGGTCCTGAATCGGCGGGTGGTGAAGGGGAGAGTAGAGTATCTTCTCAAGTGGAAAGGCTTCTCTGA TGAAGACAACACGTGGGAGCCAGAAGACAACCTGGACTGTCCAGATTTGATCGCAGAATTCCTGCAGTCCCAGAAAACGGCACACGACGGAAAGAGGAAGGCGGCCGGAGACGCAGAAGGAGACGAAAGTAaaacgaagaagaaaaaagacgaC ACAGAGAAGCTACGGGGCTTTGCTCGAGGGCTGGATCCAGAACGGATCATTGGTGCCACAGATTCCACAGGAGAACTCATGTTCCTCATGAAATG GAAAAACTCTGATGAAGCGGACCTGGTGCCGGCGAAGGAGGCCAATGTGAAGTGTCCGCAGGTGGTCATCTCTTTCTACGAAGAGAGACTTACTTGGCACTCGTATCCCACCGAAGACGAGAAAAAAGACGACAAGAACTAA